TGGGCTTCCGCGTGCAGGGCACCCCGATCCACTACGACAAACCGACGACCTTCGCGAGCCTGGGCGTCGCCATCGTCATGGTCGGGATGGGGATCTTCATCGTCGGCTACCGGGGCGCTACAGGGACGGCCCTGTTCACCGGCGGCACGGTCACCGGACTGGGCGTCGCGTCGATGCACTACCTCGGCATGGCCGGCATGCGCCTACACGGGACGCTTCAGTACAACACCTTCACTGTCGGCGTCTCCGTAGTGATCGCCATGGCCGCCGCCACCGCCGCGCTCTGGGCCGCGGTCCAGGTCAGGGGGTTCAGCTGGAGCGTCGGCGCGAGCCTCGTCATGGGCCTCGCGGTCACCGGCATGCACTACACCGGAATGGCCGCCCTCAGGGTCCACGTGCACGCGAGCGGCGGCACCCCTCCCGGTGACGCCCCCGCCGAACTCCTCGCGCCGCTCATGATCGGCCCTCTG
The DNA window shown above is from Streptomyces sp. NBC_01445 and carries:
- a CDS encoding MHYT domain-containing protein, giving the protein MQGTVDGFSYGLVTPLVAFFMACLGGALGLRCTTRSLLVTQSWRPGWLALGSAAIGSGIWTMHFIAMMGFRVQGTPIHYDKPTTFASLGVAIVMVGMGIFIVGYRGATGTALFTGGTVTGLGVASMHYLGMAGMRLHGTLQYNTFTVGVSVVIAMAAATAALWAAVQVRGFSWSVGASLVMGLAVTGMHYTGMAALRVHVHASGGTPPGDAPAELLAPLMIGPLCFLLLAGVVVVFDPMMMTGRPDRRDAVEAASRAGRTVRPLRRAG